Proteins encoded by one window of Pseudomonas tructae:
- a CDS encoding HlyD family type I secretion periplasmic adaptor subunit, translating to MDMGQIKDSLRKYFKGSESLSGQPLPEVNKALIEDAPRIVRLTIWGVIGFFLFLGLWANFAIIDEVTRGEGKAIPSSKLQKIQNLEGGIVAQIYAKEGEIVEIGDPLLRLDDTRFVSNVGETEADRLAMALRVERLSAEVEDRPLKIDEEIRKAAPSQAANEEALYKSRRQQLQDEIGGLQEQLVQRQQELREFSSKQAQYRNSLQLLRQEISMSEPLVAQGAISQVEVLRLKRAEVENRGQLDATTLAIPRAESAVKEVERKIDETRGKFRSEALTQLNEARTDLSKAQATGKALDDRVNRTLVTSPVRGIVKQLLVNTVGGVIQPGSDLVEIVPLDDTLLVEARIRPQDIAFLHPGQEAMVKFTAYDFTIYGGLKAKLEQIGADTITDEDKNTFYVIKLRTERSHLGTDDKPLLIIPGMVASVDIITGKKSVLSYLLKPIIRARAEALRER from the coding sequence ATGGATATGGGCCAGATCAAGGACAGCCTGCGCAAGTACTTCAAAGGTTCCGAATCGCTCAGCGGCCAGCCGCTGCCCGAGGTCAACAAGGCGCTGATCGAGGATGCCCCGCGCATCGTGCGCCTGACCATCTGGGGGGTGATCGGTTTCTTCCTGTTCTTGGGCCTGTGGGCCAACTTCGCCATTATCGATGAAGTCACCCGTGGTGAAGGCAAGGCGATCCCGTCGTCGAAACTGCAGAAAATCCAGAACCTCGAAGGCGGTATCGTTGCGCAGATCTACGCCAAAGAAGGCGAGATTGTCGAGATTGGCGACCCGTTGCTGCGCCTGGACGACACCCGCTTCGTCTCCAACGTCGGTGAGACCGAAGCCGATCGACTGGCCATGGCCCTGCGCGTCGAGCGCCTGAGCGCCGAGGTTGAAGACCGGCCGCTGAAGATCGACGAAGAGATCCGCAAGGCCGCGCCGAGCCAGGCCGCCAACGAAGAGGCCCTGTACAAGAGCCGCCGCCAGCAGCTGCAGGACGAAATTGGTGGCTTGCAGGAGCAACTGGTGCAGCGCCAGCAGGAATTGCGCGAATTCAGCTCCAAGCAGGCCCAGTACCGCAACAGCTTGCAGCTGCTGCGCCAGGAAATCAGCATGTCCGAGCCGTTAGTGGCGCAGGGCGCGATTTCCCAGGTGGAGGTGCTGCGCCTCAAACGTGCCGAGGTAGAAAACCGCGGCCAGCTGGATGCGACCACGCTGGCGATTCCGCGCGCCGAATCGGCGGTCAAGGAAGTCGAGCGCAAAATCGACGAAACCCGCGGCAAGTTCCGCAGCGAAGCCCTGACCCAACTCAACGAGGCCCGCACCGACCTGAGCAAGGCCCAGGCCACCGGCAAGGCGCTGGACGACCGGGTCAACCGGACCCTGGTCACCTCGCCGGTGCGCGGGATCGTCAAGCAACTGCTGGTCAACACCGTTGGCGGTGTGATCCAGCCGGGCAGCGACCTGGTCGAAATCGTGCCGCTGGACGACACCTTGCTGGTCGAAGCGCGCATTCGCCCGCAAGACATTGCCTTCCTGCACCCGGGGCAGGAGGCGATGGTCAAGTTCACCGCCTATGACTTCACCATCTACGGCGGCCTCAAGGCCAAGCTCGAACAGATCGGCGCCGACACCATCACCGATGAAGACAAGAACACCTTCTACGTGATCAAGCTGCGCACCGAGCGCAGCCACCTGGGTACCGATGACAAACCGTTGCTGATCATCCCGGGGATGGTGGCTTCGGTGGACATCATCACCGGCAAGAAGAGCGTGCTGAGCTACCTGCTCAAGCCGATTATCCGGGCACGGGCCGAGGCCTTGCGCGAGCGTTAG
- a CDS encoding helix-turn-helix transcriptional regulator yields the protein MPSATTRATLSRQWELLRQLPSRSPGVTSAELVGRLQDAGFTISKRSIERDLNELSLIFPLERNDKSIPYGWHWAANACIELRGISVSEALSLALVEEAVRPLLPGSMLKVLDPRFSHARQKLEHLSGANKVARWLDKVASVRPDMNMQAPEVPDSILETVQHALLEEYQLHCHYYSAHNDKLSELTLNPLALIQRGQVGYLIASAAPCSDIRQFAVHRFRKLRILDSPTEGLHAFDLQAYLRSDALQFGDTDKIELQAWISDNLARLVRETPLSADMHLTALDVGHRLQATVSNSWQLRWWLLSQGDGLIVEQPLSLRQQIAETLSNAAAQYQSA from the coding sequence TTGCCCTCTGCCACGACCCGTGCCACCCTCAGCCGCCAATGGGAGTTGCTGCGCCAGTTGCCCAGCCGCTCACCGGGGGTCACCAGTGCCGAGTTGGTGGGCCGCCTGCAGGACGCAGGCTTCACCATCAGCAAGCGCAGCATCGAACGCGACCTCAATGAGCTCTCGCTGATCTTTCCGTTGGAGCGCAACGACAAGAGCATCCCGTACGGTTGGCACTGGGCGGCCAACGCCTGCATCGAATTGCGCGGTATCAGTGTCAGCGAGGCGCTGAGCCTGGCGCTGGTAGAAGAGGCCGTACGGCCGCTGTTGCCGGGGAGCATGCTCAAGGTGCTCGACCCGCGTTTCAGTCATGCTCGGCAGAAGCTTGAACACCTGTCGGGGGCAAACAAGGTCGCACGCTGGCTGGACAAGGTCGCCAGCGTGCGACCGGACATGAACATGCAGGCACCGGAAGTACCCGACAGCATCCTTGAGACCGTGCAGCACGCACTGCTCGAGGAGTATCAGTTGCACTGCCATTACTATTCGGCGCACAACGACAAGCTCAGCGAACTGACCCTCAACCCGCTTGCGTTGATCCAACGCGGCCAGGTCGGTTACCTGATCGCCAGCGCCGCGCCCTGTAGCGATATTCGCCAGTTTGCCGTGCATCGCTTTCGCAAGCTACGCATCCTCGACAGCCCCACCGAAGGCCTGCACGCCTTCGACTTGCAGGCGTACTTGCGCAGCGATGCCCTGCAGTTCGGTGATACCGACAAGATCGAACTTCAGGCCTGGATCAGCGACAACCTCGCCCGCCTGGTGCGCGAGACGCCGTTGTCGGCAGACATGCACTTGACTGCGCTGGACGTTGGCCATCGCCTGCAGGCCACTGTCAGCAACAGCTGGCAGTTGCGCTGGTGGCTGCTGAGCCAGGGCGATGGGTTGATCGTCGAGCAACCGCTGAGCTTGCGCCAGCAGATTGCCGAAACCCTCAGCAATGCTGCAGCGCAGTACCAGTCAGCCTGA
- a CDS encoding tetratricopeptide repeat protein gives MSAASNIYPLLERLLPERIIPAHGRPGRLQRLYAGVGMPSQRAVLGESFSLISRLDEAADLQAVYDDLRALALEGNVGALNDLGWIWLNGKYWRADPTLAGHLLRMAALQGSAAAWFNLGQQHYFGKGVEVAYASAAEYYQQAFERGLEHAAAALGDLYEEEICDSDPQDWQIDLQQAYRWFLRGAQRGDARCRFEIGHRLLHGQAVNADTKAAVYWLELAAVAGVMQAAEELAVHFSEANDALRYLFWREQAISLGSKLALNMKLDDQLQP, from the coding sequence ATGTCAGCTGCCAGCAATATTTACCCACTGCTTGAGCGCCTGCTGCCCGAGCGGATCATCCCTGCGCACGGCCGGCCAGGCCGCTTGCAGCGGTTGTACGCCGGGGTCGGCATGCCCAGCCAGCGGGCAGTGCTGGGCGAGAGTTTCAGCCTGATCAGCCGCCTGGACGAAGCCGCCGACCTGCAAGCGGTGTACGACGACCTGCGCGCCCTGGCCCTGGAAGGCAACGTCGGCGCGCTCAACGACCTGGGCTGGATCTGGCTCAACGGCAAGTACTGGCGCGCCGACCCGACCCTGGCCGGGCACCTGCTGCGTATGGCGGCCTTGCAGGGCAGTGCGGCGGCCTGGTTCAACCTGGGCCAGCAGCACTATTTCGGCAAGGGCGTGGAAGTGGCCTATGCCAGCGCCGCCGAGTATTACCAGCAAGCGTTCGAGCGCGGCCTGGAGCACGCCGCCGCAGCGCTGGGTGATCTCTACGAGGAAGAAATCTGCGACAGCGATCCGCAGGACTGGCAAATCGACCTGCAGCAGGCCTATCGCTGGTTCCTGCGCGGCGCCCAGCGCGGCGACGCCCGTTGTCGCTTCGAGATTGGTCACCGACTGCTGCATGGCCAGGCGGTCAACGCCGACACCAAGGCCGCTGTCTACTGGCTGGAGCTGGCCGCCGTGGCTGGGGTCATGCAGGCCGCTGAAGAGCTGGCGGTGCACTTCAGCGAGGCCAATGATGCCCTGCGCTATCTGTTCTGGCGCGAGCAGGCAATCAGCCTGGGCAGCAAGCTGGCGCTGAACATGAAGCTGGACGACCAGCTGCAACCCTGA
- a CDS encoding FUSC family protein, giving the protein MKGFFSSMPPARDWFYGVRTFAASMIALYIALLMQLPRPYWAMATVYIVSSPFVGPTSSKALYRAMGTLLGAAGAVFLVPLLVQTPVLLSVAVALWTGTLLFLSLHLRTANSYALMLAGYTLPMIALPVVDNPLEVFDIASSRAQEICLGIVCAAVVGAIFWPRRLTPVLVGATGNWFNEAIRYSDTFLAREASADKVGGLRASMVVTFNSLELMIGQLSHEGARPQTVKNARELRGRMIHLLPVIDALDDALLALEGRAPAQTELLQPLLAEARAWLQGTAQGPAPARWSALRARIEHLQPSAAALDERAALLLSNALYRLAEWVDLWQDCCSLQHAIRSEDLSPWRAVYRHWRLGRLTPFFDRGLMLYSVFSTVTAIIAATALWILLGWDDGGSAVILAAVACSFFAAMDDPAPQIYRFFFWTSLSVLFASLYLFLVLPNLHDFPMLVLAFAVPCICVGTLTVQPRFYLGTLLTIVNTASFISIQGAYDANFLTFINANLAGPVGLLFAFIWTVVVRPFGVELAAKRLTRFSWHDIVGMTQPATLAEHRHLGVQMLDRLMQQLPRLTQTGQDTGSALRDLRVGLNLLDLLAYMPRVGAQPRQLLERVVGEVGEHFQACLDARRRLHAPHELLQSMERARRALNLNDLADSAEARVHLLHALSGLRLALLPGVEVVLAPSDDQPQLPYGIDGAPL; this is encoded by the coding sequence GTGAAAGGTTTTTTCAGCTCGATGCCGCCTGCGCGCGACTGGTTCTACGGCGTACGCACCTTCGCCGCCTCGATGATCGCCCTGTACATCGCCCTGCTGATGCAGCTGCCACGGCCTTACTGGGCCATGGCCACGGTATATATCGTTTCCAGTCCGTTTGTCGGCCCTACCAGTTCCAAGGCCCTGTACCGCGCCATGGGCACCTTGCTCGGCGCTGCCGGGGCGGTGTTCCTGGTGCCGCTGCTGGTGCAGACGCCAGTGCTGCTGAGCGTTGCCGTGGCTTTGTGGACCGGCACCTTGCTGTTTCTCTCGTTGCACCTGCGCACCGCCAACAGCTATGCGCTGATGCTCGCCGGGTACACCTTGCCAATGATTGCCCTGCCGGTGGTCGACAACCCGCTGGAGGTATTCGACATTGCCTCGTCGCGGGCCCAGGAAATCTGCCTGGGCATTGTCTGCGCGGCCGTGGTCGGGGCGATCTTCTGGCCGCGGCGCCTGACTCCGGTGCTGGTAGGCGCCACCGGCAACTGGTTCAACGAGGCGATCCGCTACAGCGACACCTTTCTGGCCCGTGAAGCCAGCGCCGACAAGGTCGGGGGATTGCGTGCCTCGATGGTTGTCACCTTCAACTCGCTGGAGTTGATGATCGGCCAGTTGTCTCATGAAGGGGCACGCCCGCAAACGGTGAAGAACGCTCGCGAGCTGCGCGGGCGAATGATCCATCTGCTGCCGGTGATCGATGCCCTGGACGACGCCTTGCTCGCCCTCGAAGGCCGCGCCCCGGCCCAGACCGAGCTGTTGCAGCCGTTGCTGGCCGAGGCCCGGGCGTGGTTGCAAGGCACCGCGCAAGGCCCGGCCCCGGCGCGCTGGTCAGCGCTGCGGGCGCGCATTGAACACCTGCAACCGAGCGCCGCAGCCCTGGACGAGCGTGCCGCGCTACTGCTGTCCAATGCGCTCTATCGCCTGGCCGAATGGGTCGATCTGTGGCAGGACTGCTGCAGCTTGCAGCACGCGATTCGTAGCGAAGACCTTTCGCCCTGGCGCGCGGTCTACCGGCACTGGCGCCTGGGCCGGCTGACGCCGTTTTTCGACCGTGGGCTGATGCTCTATTCGGTGTTCTCCACGGTCACGGCAATTATCGCTGCCACGGCGCTGTGGATTCTGCTTGGTTGGGACGATGGCGGCAGTGCGGTGATCCTCGCCGCCGTGGCTTGCAGCTTCTTTGCCGCCATGGACGACCCGGCGCCGCAGATCTACCGTTTTTTTTTCTGGACCTCGTTGTCGGTGCTGTTCGCCAGCCTCTACCTGTTCCTGGTGCTGCCCAACCTGCACGACTTCCCCATGCTGGTGCTGGCCTTCGCCGTGCCATGCATCTGCGTCGGTACCCTGACCGTGCAGCCGCGCTTTTACCTGGGCACCTTGCTGACTATCGTCAACACCGCGTCCTTCATCAGCATCCAGGGCGCCTACGACGCCAACTTCCTGACCTTTATCAATGCCAATCTGGCCGGGCCGGTGGGCTTGCTGTTTGCCTTCATCTGGACCGTGGTGGTGCGCCCGTTCGGCGTGGAGCTGGCGGCCAAGCGCCTGACCCGCTTTAGCTGGCACGACATCGTCGGCATGACCCAGCCGGCCACGCTGGCCGAGCACCGTCACCTGGGCGTGCAGATGCTCGACCGGCTGATGCAGCAACTGCCGCGCCTGACCCAGACCGGCCAGGACACCGGCAGCGCCCTGCGTGACCTGCGCGTGGGCCTGAACCTGCTTGATCTGCTGGCCTACATGCCACGGGTAGGCGCACAGCCGCGCCAGTTGCTGGAAAGGGTCGTGGGAGAGGTCGGTGAACACTTCCAGGCCTGCCTGGACGCGCGCCGTCGCCTGCATGCACCGCACGAGCTGCTGCAAAGCATGGAGCGCGCCCGCCGCGCCCTGAACCTCAACGATCTGGCCGACAGCGCAGAAGCCCGCGTGCACCTGTTGCACGCCCTGAGCGGCCTGCGCCTGGCGCTGTTGCCGGGTGTCGAGGTGGTGCTTGCGCCCTCCGACGATCAGCCACAACTGCCTTACGGTATCGATGGAGCGCCGCTGTGA
- a CDS encoding DUF1656 domain-containing protein: MIGDLDISGVFLPTLLVMMVVTYLLFLGVHALLNRVHFYRLVWHRALFNVALYAVLLGTVDHFCRNLMLP, encoded by the coding sequence GTGATCGGAGACCTGGATATCAGCGGGGTATTCCTGCCCACGCTGCTGGTGATGATGGTAGTCACCTATCTGTTGTTCCTGGGGGTGCACGCGCTGCTCAACCGGGTGCATTTCTACCGCCTGGTCTGGCACCGGGCGCTGTTCAACGTTGCGCTGTACGCCGTGCTGCTCGGCACGGTCGATCACTTTTGCCGAAACCTGATGCTGCCATGA
- a CDS encoding efflux RND transporter periplasmic adaptor subunit produces MKKPLLTLGRVVLTLLVVTLATVLVWQMVMYYMFAPWTRDGHIRADVIQIAPDVSGLIQQVEVRDNQVVKRGDVLFTIDQDRFHLALRQAQATLAEHKETLAQAQREARRNRGLGNLVAQEQLEESQSRQARAESALAQAQVAVDAAQLNLDRSVVRSPVDGYLNDRAPRAHEFVSAGRPVLSVVDSDSYHVDGYFEETKLSGIHIGQAVDIRVMGDNTRLRGQVQSIAAGIEDRDRSSGANLLPNVNPAFSWVRLAQRIPVRIAFDEVPADFRMIAGRTATVSILEGNGQ; encoded by the coding sequence ATGAAAAAACCTTTGTTGACCCTGGGCCGCGTGGTCCTGACCCTGCTGGTAGTGACCCTGGCGACCGTGCTGGTCTGGCAGATGGTCATGTACTACATGTTCGCGCCCTGGACCCGTGACGGGCACATCCGCGCCGATGTGATCCAGATCGCGCCGGATGTCTCCGGTCTGATCCAGCAGGTCGAAGTGCGCGACAACCAGGTGGTCAAGCGCGGCGACGTGCTGTTCACCATCGACCAGGACCGTTTCCACCTGGCCCTGCGTCAGGCCCAGGCGACCCTGGCCGAGCACAAGGAAACACTGGCCCAGGCCCAGCGTGAAGCCCGGCGTAACCGCGGCCTGGGCAACCTGGTGGCGCAAGAGCAACTGGAAGAAAGCCAGTCGCGCCAGGCCCGTGCCGAGTCGGCCCTGGCCCAAGCCCAGGTGGCAGTGGATGCCGCCCAGCTGAACCTCGACCGTTCGGTGGTGCGCAGCCCGGTTGATGGCTACCTCAACGACCGCGCCCCGCGCGCCCACGAGTTCGTCAGCGCCGGGCGCCCGGTGCTGTCGGTGGTCGACAGCGATTCCTACCATGTCGATGGCTACTTCGAAGAGACCAAGCTGTCCGGCATTCATATCGGCCAGGCTGTGGATATCCGGGTGATGGGTGACAACACGCGCTTGCGCGGGCAGGTGCAGAGCATCGCTGCCGGCATTGAAGACCGTGACCGCAGCAGCGGCGCCAACCTGCTGCCCAACGTCAACCCGGCGTTCAGCTGGGTGCGCCTGGCGCAACGGATCCCGGTGCGCATTGCCTTCGATGAAGTGCCTGCGGACTTTCGCATGATCGCCGGGCGTACCGCGACGGTGTCGATCCTTGAAGGCAACGGGCAATGA